One window of the Novipirellula caenicola genome contains the following:
- a CDS encoding STAS domain-containing protein produces the protein MFECSKQGSVFVLAGNDPLSRDHTVELAGHCEKCFGHGQPKIVFDLRNIPLFDSAGLEFLLDLRDRCLQHGGAIHLASLSPLCSEILQATELDRDFAIFDDVVSAVGSFSR, from the coding sequence ATGTTCGAATGCTCCAAGCAAGGCAGCGTATTTGTGCTGGCGGGAAACGATCCCCTAAGCCGAGATCATACCGTCGAATTAGCGGGTCATTGCGAGAAATGTTTTGGGCACGGCCAACCCAAAATCGTATTTGACCTGCGCAACATCCCGCTGTTTGATAGTGCCGGTCTGGAATTTTTGTTGGATTTGCGAGACCGTTGTTTGCAACACGGCGGCGCGATCCACCTCGCCTCGCTCAGTCCGCTGTGTAGTGAAATTCTGCAGGCGACGGAACTCGACCGTGATTTTGCGATTTTCGATGACGTGGTTTCTGCCGTCGGGAGTTTCTCGCGATGA